The Deltaproteobacteria bacterium DNA window ACCTTTGGCCCTGGCTGTGCTCAAGCATCTCCTCTAGTTTTTCCGGGTCCTTTTTTACGTCATAGTACTCAGCATTGGAACCATAAGCCGACCTGGCTTCATCGGTATGAGGTCAACCGGATTTCCCGTAGATGATGACAT harbors:
- a CDS encoding glutaredoxin family protein encodes the protein MSNVIIYGKSGUPHTDEARSAYGSNAEYYDVKKDPEKLEEMLEHSQGQRSVPVIVEGGKVTIGYGGGT